Proteins from a genomic interval of Paenibacillus sp. RC334:
- a CDS encoding phosphotransferase, protein MNKGAMIGKGMSAEVYEWGDQQVLKLYYDNYQPEWVRFEAEISAAVKEAGVPAPSVYEMLEEGGRHGLLYERIPGVSMLAMIQSSPYRILRYAREMAWLHWSIHRCSTTKLPRQKDRLEQAINDSKELLGEKTKLICEFMDTLPTGNWVCHGDFHPDNILMTNHQSIAIDWTNASIGDPMCDVARTSLMLLSPFNPPGTPRTMEPLLCLFKRILNRAYLNEYCRSSNIKADSMNSWILPVAAARLREGIPGEQEWLLLLINHRLQNI, encoded by the coding sequence TTGAACAAAGGCGCCATGATAGGAAAAGGCATGAGTGCTGAGGTTTATGAATGGGGCGATCAGCAGGTTTTAAAGCTCTATTACGATAACTATCAACCTGAATGGGTACGATTTGAAGCCGAGATTAGCGCAGCCGTAAAGGAAGCCGGGGTACCTGCGCCAAGTGTCTACGAGATGTTGGAAGAAGGGGGGCGACATGGACTGCTTTACGAACGAATTCCGGGAGTATCTATGCTTGCTATGATACAAAGCTCTCCGTATAGAATTTTGAGATATGCAAGAGAAATGGCTTGGCTTCATTGGAGCATTCATCGCTGTTCAACGACCAAGCTTCCTCGCCAAAAAGACAGATTGGAGCAAGCAATAAATGACTCCAAAGAATTATTGGGAGAGAAAACAAAGCTGATTTGTGAATTTATGGACACTTTACCAACTGGTAATTGGGTTTGTCATGGTGATTTTCACCCCGACAATATCTTAATGACGAATCATCAATCAATCGCAATTGATTGGACAAACGCAAGTATAGGAGACCCGATGTGCGATGTAGCAAGAACCTCATTAATGTTGCTTTCTCCGTTTAATCCACCAGGGACACCAAGAACGATGGAGCCTTTATTGTGTCTATTTAAAAGAATACTAAACAGAGCTTACCTGAATGAATATTGCAGAAGCTCCAATATAAAAGCTGATAGCATGAATAGCTGGATATTACCTGTAGCGGCTGCCAGGTTACGAGAGGGGATTCCTGGTGAGCAAGAGTGGCTACTGCTTCTGATTAATCATCGGCTCCAAAACATATAG
- a CDS encoding SGNH/GDSL hydrolase family protein has translation MIRILLEKVKEGMWNMTSSTNTGRTRILFQGDSITDGGRGRNEDANHWLGQSYVYLIAGALGSRLTATQPEFVNRGISGDRVSDLYARWNEDTFSLKPDLLSILIGVNDAWRIVEQEPSGVTDRFERAYRHILEETREVLPDTGLVLCEPFILKTGATEARWDIWQEKITGYQRLVRQLADEFGAVFVPLQSVLNEAATKADASYWLHDGVHPTAVGHQLIADQWIDIVQKSPLAIR, from the coding sequence ATGATAAGGATATTATTGGAAAAGGTTAAGGAGGGAATGTGGAATATGACTAGCAGCACTAATACAGGACGCACACGTATTCTTTTTCAGGGTGATTCCATAACAGATGGAGGAAGAGGACGGAATGAGGACGCGAACCATTGGCTGGGTCAGAGCTATGTGTATCTGATCGCAGGTGCACTGGGGAGCCGTTTGACTGCTACGCAGCCAGAATTTGTGAACCGGGGGATTTCGGGGGATCGGGTTTCGGATTTGTATGCACGCTGGAATGAGGACACGTTTAGCCTGAAGCCGGACCTGCTCAGTATTCTGATCGGAGTGAACGATGCCTGGCGGATCGTGGAGCAGGAGCCGTCCGGGGTGACGGACCGATTTGAGCGAGCCTATCGCCACATTTTGGAGGAAACGCGTGAAGTACTGCCTGATACCGGGCTGGTGCTGTGTGAGCCGTTTATTTTGAAAACAGGAGCTACCGAGGCACGATGGGACATTTGGCAGGAAAAAATAACGGGCTACCAGCGTCTTGTGCGTCAGCTTGCGGACGAATTTGGGGCCGTATTTGTGCCGCTCCAAAGCGTGCTGAACGAGGCAGCTACCAAGGCGGACGCCTCCTATTGGCTGCATGACGGAGTTCATCCGACAGCGGTTGGGCACCAGTTGATAGCTGATCAATGGATAGATATCGTACAAAAGAGTCCGCTGGCGATTCGCTAA
- a CDS encoding hemolysin family protein: protein METVNIILVILLITLTAFFVASEYSIIRVRVSRINQLASEGNKNAKAVKNILSRLDEYLSACQLGTTLTSMALGWLGESTVEKLLHPLFVLAHIPAGLTGVLSFLLAFLILTYFEVVIGELVPKTFAIQIAEPMALFFARPITIFYKMTYPLNWVLSRSSRVITGLFGLKKVSEEDAALSEAELRLALSEGYRSGEITPTEYRYLNNVFDFDDRAAQEIMVPRIHIRSISHLATVAEFMELIEDKVYNFLPVAENGDRDRIIGMIRVKEALHDLARGHSTGNTTMASYIHPVLQVIETIQARDLLIQMQKRRIPVAVLVDEYGGTSGLVTLEDIMEEIVGDIPSYTDTETPAALTPLITKTDDHRYILKSQALIHEVNRRLETDIEARDVYTIGGWMLSEHFDIRQGESMTIGSWEFTVLEKNSHQIDTIEAVKKTAGEQENDNNSEWWNG, encoded by the coding sequence GTGGAAACTGTGAATATTATCCTGGTCATTTTACTGATTACGTTAACTGCTTTTTTCGTTGCATCCGAGTATTCCATTATTCGCGTACGGGTATCCCGTATCAATCAGCTTGCATCCGAAGGGAATAAAAATGCCAAAGCTGTCAAAAATATTTTGTCCCGGCTGGACGAGTATTTATCTGCTTGTCAGCTAGGGACCACGTTAACCTCGATGGCGTTAGGCTGGCTCGGGGAATCTACGGTTGAAAAGCTGCTGCATCCGCTGTTTGTGCTGGCACATATTCCTGCCGGACTCACGGGAGTATTATCCTTTTTGCTGGCTTTTCTGATTTTGACGTATTTCGAGGTGGTTATCGGGGAACTGGTGCCCAAAACATTCGCTATACAGATTGCGGAGCCGATGGCTTTGTTTTTTGCCCGTCCCATTACGATCTTCTATAAAATGACGTATCCGCTGAACTGGGTACTCAGCCGTTCCTCGCGTGTTATTACGGGACTGTTCGGGCTGAAAAAGGTTTCCGAGGAAGATGCGGCTCTCAGTGAGGCAGAGCTGCGTTTGGCATTATCCGAAGGATACCGCAGTGGTGAAATTACTCCGACAGAATATCGCTACCTGAACAATGTATTTGATTTTGACGACCGCGCGGCGCAAGAGATTATGGTACCACGTATTCACATCCGCTCCATTTCTCATCTGGCAACGGTAGCAGAGTTTATGGAGCTGATTGAGGACAAGGTCTATAACTTTCTGCCTGTAGCCGAAAACGGGGATCGGGATCGTATTATCGGGATGATCCGAGTGAAGGAAGCGCTGCATGATTTGGCCCGAGGGCACAGCACAGGGAATACCACGATGGCTTCCTATATTCATCCGGTGCTTCAGGTGATTGAAACCATTCAGGCCCGGGACCTGCTGATTCAGATGCAAAAGCGGCGTATTCCCGTAGCGGTGCTGGTGGACGAATATGGCGGCACATCCGGATTGGTCACACTGGAGGATATTATGGAGGAGATTGTAGGGGACATTCCTTCCTATACCGATACCGAAACGCCTGCGGCACTAACTCCTCTCATTACAAAAACAGACGATCATCGTTACATACTCAAATCGCAAGCGCTCATTCATGAAGTCAATCGGCGTTTGGAGACGGATATTGAGGCCAGAGACGTATATACGATTGGCGGATGGATGCTTTCAGAGCATTTTGATATCCGACAGGGAGAGAGTATGACCATAGGCTCATGGGAGTTTACCGTACTGGAAAAAAACAGTCACCAAATAGACACAATTGAAGCAGTCAAAAAAACAGCTGGTGAACAGGAAAATGACAATAATTCCGAATGGTGGAATGGTTGA